A DNA window from Patagioenas fasciata isolate bPatFas1 chromosome 1, bPatFas1.hap1, whole genome shotgun sequence contains the following coding sequences:
- the ATP5PF gene encoding ATP synthase-coupling factor 6, mitochondrial, with amino-acid sequence MILRQILRLSSTFSSAVSIHLRRNIGLSAIVFNKAKELDPVQKLFLDKIREYNTKSKQAGGPVDAGPDFQKDMNESLARLQRQYGEGDLTKFPEFKFEEPNFEETPK; translated from the exons ATGATCCTGCGTCAGATTCTGCGACTTTCTTCCACTTTTAGCTCTGCTGTTTCCATTCACTTGCGCAGAAACATAGGGCTTTCTGCTATTGTCTTTAATAAGGCAAAAGAGCTTGATCCAGTTCAGAAGCTCTTCTTGGACAAGATCAGAGAATACAACACAAAGAGCAA GCAAGCTGGAGGGCCTGTTGATGCAGGCCCTGACTTTCAGAAAGACATGAATGAATCCCTTGCTAGACTTCAACGGCAGTATGGTGAGGGAGATCTAACCAAGTTTCCAGAATTTAAATTTGAAG AGCCGAACTTTGAGGAGACTCCAAAGTGA